One segment of Marvinbryantia formatexigens DSM 14469 DNA contains the following:
- a CDS encoding aldo/keto reductase, which translates to METIQLNNKVEMPQLGFGVFQITDLDECENSVRCALKTGYRLIDTAACYGNEKAVGEAVRKSGIKRSEIFITSKVWIQDTGYEKTKKSFAKTLENLQTDYLDLYLIHMPYGDYYGSWRAMEELYSDGKIRAIGVCNFEEDRLVDLILNNQIVPAVNQIELHPFCQQKKLREIMDRYNVKAMAWAPFAEGLNGIFTNSILHEIGRIYDKSPAQVILRWMRQNGIIAIPKSIHEDRIRENWKISDFQLSDKEMTIIEQMDAEKNHILEVRKLEEVYRLFQIRFTQ; encoded by the coding sequence TTGGAGACAATTCAGCTAAATAATAAGGTAGAAATGCCACAGTTGGGATTTGGGGTTTTCCAGATTACAGATTTGGACGAGTGCGAAAATAGTGTACGGTGTGCGTTAAAAACGGGATACCGTTTAATTGATACCGCAGCCTGCTATGGAAATGAAAAAGCAGTTGGAGAGGCTGTCCGGAAAAGCGGCATTAAGCGGAGCGAAATATTTATCACATCGAAAGTCTGGATTCAGGACACCGGGTATGAAAAAACGAAAAAGTCTTTCGCTAAGACACTGGAAAATCTCCAGACGGATTACCTGGATTTATATTTGATTCATATGCCATACGGAGATTATTATGGAAGCTGGCGGGCAATGGAGGAATTGTACAGTGATGGGAAAATAAGAGCAATCGGCGTCTGCAATTTTGAAGAGGACAGGCTGGTGGATCTGATTTTAAATAATCAGATCGTACCAGCGGTAAATCAGATTGAACTCCATCCGTTTTGCCAGCAGAAAAAGTTGCGGGAAATCATGGACCGTTATAATGTGAAGGCTATGGCATGGGCGCCATTTGCAGAGGGACTGAACGGAATTTTTACAAACAGTATTCTGCATGAAATTGGCAGAATATATGACAAAAGTCCGGCGCAGGTTATTCTTCGGTGGATGAGGCAAAATGGAATTATAGCAATTCCGAAATCTATACATGAAGATAGAATCAGAGAAAACTGGAAAATCAGTGATTTTCAACTGAGCGATAAAGAAATGACAATAATTGAGCAGATGGATGCAGAGAAAAATCATATTCTGGAGGTACGAAAATTAGAAGAAGTATATCGGCTGTTTCAGATTCGATTTACCCAATAG
- a CDS encoding tyrosine-type recombinase/integrase — MAKARKDNKGRALRKGESQRTEDMRYVYTYTDPFGRRKYIYATDLRTLREKENQLLKDQLDGLDVYAAGNADLNFVFDRYISTKTDLRKTTYTNYKYMYNHFVRDEFGKRKIAEIKYSDVLYFYYHLINEKKLQINTLETIHTVLHPTFQLAVRDDIIRTNPSDGVMAQIKKKPGRNHGVRHALTVEQQRAFMNYTANNPIFCHWTPLFTVLLGTGGRIGEIIGLRWQDLDFENRTISINHSVVYYAQEGAKTRKSVFQVSLPKTEAGIRTIPMLDAVYDAFKEEYEVQKENGFNSTEIDGMTGFVFCNRFGNVHNPQTVNRTIKRILESYNAEEVLKAKKEKRQPVILPHFSCHHLRHTFCTRFCEQETNIKVIQSIMRHANIETTMDIYAEVTDMKKVESMKHLSEKYDVF, encoded by the coding sequence ATGGCGAAAGCGAGAAAAGATAACAAAGGCAGGGCTTTAAGAAAAGGAGAAAGCCAGAGAACAGAAGATATGCGGTATGTGTATACCTATACCGATCCTTTTGGAAGAAGAAAGTACATTTATGCTACTGATTTGCGGACATTGCGGGAAAAAGAAAATCAATTACTGAAAGATCAACTGGACGGTTTGGATGTGTACGCTGCAGGAAATGCGGATCTGAATTTTGTGTTTGACAGATACATATCCACAAAGACAGATTTAAGAAAGACTACCTATACGAATTACAAGTATATGTATAATCATTTTGTCAGAGATGAATTTGGAAAACGTAAGATAGCAGAAATTAAGTATTCCGATGTGTTGTATTTTTACTATCATTTGATTAATGAGAAAAAACTGCAAATTAACACGCTTGAAACAATACATACGGTATTACATCCAACATTTCAGCTTGCGGTTAGAGATGATATTATCCGTACAAATCCCAGTGACGGGGTAATGGCGCAGATTAAAAAGAAACCGGGGCGGAATCACGGAGTCAGACACGCTTTAACGGTGGAGCAGCAGAGAGCATTTATGAATTATACTGCCAATAATCCGATATTTTGTCATTGGACGCCACTTTTTACTGTTCTTCTTGGAACAGGTGGCAGAATCGGAGAGATTATTGGTTTGAGGTGGCAAGATTTAGACTTTGAAAACAGAACTATCAGCATTAACCATAGTGTTGTATATTATGCACAGGAAGGTGCTAAGACGAGAAAAAGTGTTTTTCAAGTGTCGTTACCGAAAACCGAAGCAGGCATCCGTACAATACCTATGCTGGATGCTGTGTATGATGCTTTTAAAGAGGAATACGAAGTACAGAAGGAGAATGGGTTTAACAGTACCGAGATTGATGGGATGACAGGATTTGTGTTTTGCAATCGTTTTGGAAATGTACACAATCCACAGACAGTCAATAGAACCATCAAACGTATTTTAGAGAGCTATAATGCAGAGGAAGTCTTGAAGGCGAAAAAAGAGAAAAGGCAGCCGGTTATTTTACCGCACTTTTCGTGTCACCATTTGAGACATACGTTCTGCACAAGGTTCTGTGAGCAGGAGACTAATATTAAGGTGATTCAATCCATTATGAGACACGCTAATATTGAAACTACAATGGATATATACGCCGAGGTCACTGACATGAAAAAGGTAGAGTCAATGAAACATCTATCAGAGAAATACGATGTATTTTAG
- a CDS encoding helix-turn-helix domain-containing protein codes for MDIPKTLFATMVKNARMDRHWTQEELAEKLGISLTYLGDLERHKGTPSLPLFCKAMRLLNLSADDYVYPNGNSDNSTYKQLLRLLTHCSEHQLQVLLATATALLQPDPSGKALNGIKYPFALK; via the coding sequence ATGGATATTCCCAAGACACTCTTTGCAACAATGGTAAAAAATGCCCGGATGGATCGGCACTGGACACAGGAAGAACTTGCGGAAAAGCTCGGCATATCTCTCACTTATCTGGGAGATTTGGAACGCCACAAAGGTACTCCAAGCCTGCCCTTGTTTTGTAAAGCTATGCGGCTATTGAATCTTTCCGCAGATGATTACGTCTATCCAAACGGAAACAGCGATAATTCTACATATAAGCAGTTGCTTCGTCTGCTGACGCACTGCAGCGAACATCAACTTCAAGTTCTTCTGGCAACAGCCACCGCCCTGCTGCAGCCCGACCCATCAGGAAAAGCATTGAACGGTATTAAATACCCCTTTGCATTAAAATAA
- a CDS encoding DUF6462 family protein — MKQKINKKRFVRYKEGAELYSMCQRKFEQMAKDANAVYKLDKLVLVNCDIFEEYLETFHVKG; from the coding sequence GTGAAACAAAAAATAAATAAAAAAAGATTTGTTCGTTATAAAGAGGGGGCAGAATTGTATAGTATGTGTCAAAGAAAATTTGAGCAGATGGCAAAGGATGCGAATGCAGTTTATAAGTTGGATAAATTGGTTTTAGTAAATTGTGATATTTTTGAGGAATACTTAGAGACGTTTCATGTAAAAGGATAA
- a CDS encoding flavodoxin, translating to MMGQYIIPGKQGHTKGRLAMKKFLVALFSMVFIFSFTGCGNSLAEESEKEEPKLQESTEDSTVEQTENVDTNSAEGSESGILIVYFSRWGNTEYPEDVDATTSASIVVDEEKYGTTEYIARMIQKNVGGDLHLIRTREPYPVDFDELRELNHNEMDEEYLPPLVESDLDILQYDIVFIGYPIWATDVPQAVLSFLDEYDLSGKTVIPFCTHDGYGEGSSYNTIREASHADELLEGLALNSADVPTAEMTVESWLDSNGI from the coding sequence ATGATGGGGCAGTATATTATTCCGGGTAAGCAAGGACATACGAAAGGAAGGTTGGCGATGAAAAAATTTTTAGTGGCCCTGTTTTCAATGGTATTCATTTTTTCCTTTACCGGATGTGGTAACAGTCTGGCGGAGGAAAGTGAAAAAGAGGAACCGAAGCTACAGGAATCTACGGAGGATTCAACTGTGGAACAAACAGAAAATGTCGATACGAATTCTGCCGAAGGAAGTGAAAGCGGCATTTTAATTGTGTATTTTTCACGCTGGGGCAATACGGAGTATCCGGAGGATGTGGATGCAACTACCTCTGCCAGTATTGTAGTGGATGAAGAAAAATATGGAACGACAGAATACATTGCCCGCATGATTCAGAAAAATGTTGGCGGAGATCTGCATTTAATTCGGACAAGGGAGCCATATCCTGTGGATTTTGATGAACTTCGAGAATTAAACCATAATGAAATGGATGAAGAATATTTGCCGCCGCTGGTGGAGAGTGATCTGGATATTTTACAATATGATATCGTGTTTATTGGCTATCCGATTTGGGCAACGGATGTTCCACAGGCTGTGCTATCATTTCTGGATGAGTATGATTTGTCGGGAAAGACAGTAATTCCATTTTGTACTCATGATGGATATGGAGAAGGCAGCAGTTATAACACGATACGTGAGGCCAGCCATGCGGATGAATTGCTGGAAGGACTGGCTCTCAATTCGGCTGATGTGCCGACAGCAGAAATGACAGTGGAAAGCTGGCTGGATTCAAATGGTATTTAG
- a CDS encoding flavodoxin — MKKFAALLLTLLMAVSLMACAGNKETAETSPVDTENSISEEASEQENSTDEPISEEMPEQESNTDVFVPEETENETEEESSDVLVAYFSATNTTEGVAEVISDATGADLYEIVPEDPYTDADLDYSNDNSRSTIEMNDPSARPAISGSVENMERYRVVFLGYPIWWGEAPRIVSTFVESYDFSGKTVVPFCTSGGSGIGSSAANLEQLTSGGEWLEGTRLSGDSSHAEIVEWVNSFGLAEVSAE, encoded by the coding sequence ATGAAAAAATTTGCAGCTCTTTTACTTACTCTTTTAATGGCAGTATCGCTTATGGCTTGCGCCGGTAATAAGGAGACGGCTGAAACAAGCCCTGTGGATACGGAAAACAGCATATCAGAAGAAGCGTCAGAGCAGGAAAACAGTACGGACGAACCCATATCAGAGGAAATGCCGGAGCAGGAAAGCAATACGGATGTATTTGTGCCAGAAGAAACGGAAAATGAAACAGAGGAAGAAAGCAGCGATGTGTTAGTTGCGTATTTTTCCGCTACCAATACAACGGAAGGTGTAGCAGAAGTAATATCTGATGCGACAGGGGCCGATCTTTACGAAATTGTACCGGAAGATCCTTATACGGACGCTGACCTGGATTATAGTAATGACAACAGCCGCAGCACGATTGAGATGAATGACCCTTCTGCACGTCCTGCAATTTCCGGCTCGGTAGAAAACATGGAGCGCTATCGCGTTGTATTTCTTGGTTATCCTATCTGGTGGGGAGAAGCTCCGAGAATTGTCAGTACCTTTGTGGAAAGCTATGATTTTTCCGGAAAGACGGTAGTTCCGTTCTGCACTTCCGGTGGAAGCGGCATTGGTTCCAGTGCTGCAAATCTGGAGCAGCTTACAAGCGGCGGTGAGTGGCTTGAGGGAACACGGCTGTCTGGAGACAGTTCACACGCTGAAATTGTAGAATGGGTAAATAGCTTTGGACTGGCAGAGGTAAGTGCAGAATAA
- a CDS encoding C39 family peptidase: protein MKRLPMLLFLFGVFCITGTVWTKCVNRVVAEETYYSEKLYPQSALINSEEISDTEEKLPQSIQLDVEEMIQTPELPTGCESVALTMALRFLGYEIDKTTIADNYLVYDAENFAKGYMGNPYSANGAGIFPPGLVTTANKFLDEQKSEMSAYDISGAAFEELFEYLAAGNPVLIWTTMYYEEPVFLEIYSEYDGKEYQWYANEHCVLLGGYNLAEEKVTVFDPLQGKLEMSIQTMESLYEKTGKNAITIY, encoded by the coding sequence ATGAAGAGACTACCTATGCTGCTATTCCTCTTTGGCGTATTCTGCATCACAGGAACGGTATGGACGAAGTGCGTAAATCGTGTAGTTGCAGAAGAAACATATTATTCAGAGAAACTTTATCCGCAGTCGGCTCTGATAAATTCAGAGGAAATTTCTGATACTGAGGAGAAACTTCCACAGTCAATTCAACTAGATGTAGAAGAAATGATACAAACGCCGGAATTGCCGACCGGATGTGAGAGCGTAGCACTTACGATGGCATTACGCTTTCTGGGGTATGAGATAGATAAAACAACAATCGCAGATAATTATCTCGTATATGATGCGGAAAATTTTGCAAAGGGATATATGGGAAATCCGTACTCTGCTAACGGAGCGGGTATTTTTCCACCGGGGCTTGTGACTACGGCAAATAAATTTTTGGATGAACAGAAAAGCGAAATGTCAGCATATGACATAAGCGGTGCGGCATTTGAAGAATTATTTGAGTATCTTGCTGCGGGGAATCCGGTATTGATTTGGACAACCATGTATTACGAAGAACCTGTTTTTTTGGAGATATACTCTGAGTATGATGGAAAAGAATATCAGTGGTATGCCAATGAACACTGTGTATTGCTGGGAGGTTATAATCTGGCAGAAGAGAAAGTGACCGTTTTTGACCCACTGCAGGGGAAATTAGAGATGAGCATTCAAACGATGGAAAGTCTTTATGAGAAAACAGGAAAAAATGCAATAACTATATATTAG
- a CDS encoding sigma-70 family RNA polymerase sigma factor: MGKSSSNDELTIRNQFDRICKLALKGEAADYYRHITYLQKHEVLFSELSEKELDSIFTVDRYKVENKCFRVLGYDIEVKDTLLAEAIQSLSESKQKVVLLSYFMDMSDAEIARAMNLVRSTVHEHRRRSLELMKEMMEEYQNEQEK; the protein is encoded by the coding sequence ATGGGGAAATCTTCTTCCAATGATGAACTGACGATTCGGAATCAGTTTGACCGGATATGCAAGCTGGCGCTGAAAGGCGAGGCTGCTGACTATTATCGGCATATTACCTATCTGCAGAAACATGAAGTATTGTTTTCGGAGCTTTCGGAGAAGGAACTGGACAGTATTTTCACTGTGGACAGGTACAAAGTAGAAAACAAGTGTTTCCGGGTACTTGGATATGACATTGAAGTGAAAGACACATTACTTGCGGAGGCAATACAGTCGCTTTCTGAAAGCAAACAGAAGGTAGTGCTGCTGTCTTATTTCATGGATATGAGCGATGCGGAGATTGCAAGGGCAATGAATCTTGTGCGAAGCACAGTCCATGAGCATCGTAGACGCTCGCTGGAACTGATGAAAGAAATGATGGAGGAATATCAAAATGAGCAGGAAAAGTAA
- a CDS encoding helix-turn-helix domain-containing protein produces the protein MSRKSKNDEAFDLPSFQTIRAASNGDIGAINAVLKHYEGYIAVLSTRKMYDENRQVHYCVDETLRRRLETKLITKILAFEI, from the coding sequence ATGAGCAGGAAAAGTAAAAATGACGAAGCGTTTGATCTGCCTTCTTTCCAGACAATTAGGGCAGCTTCAAACGGGGACATTGGAGCAATCAATGCAGTGCTGAAACACTATGAAGGTTACATAGCGGTACTGTCTACCAGAAAGATGTATGACGAAAACAGACAGGTTCATTACTGTGTGGACGAAACATTGCGGAGACGGCTTGAAACAAAGTTAATCACTAAGATTTTAGCATTTGAAATTTAG
- a CDS encoding DUF4405 domain-containing protein, whose product MKKRIKMLVDLLMTVCLLMLMAYQVTGETLHEWIGAGMLVMFLLHNLMNRRWYGHLLKGRYTLLRILQTGINIAVLVSMLVLGYSGIVMSRHVFSFLPINGGMALARVLHLAGSYWGFVLMSLHLGFHWGMVVSMFRKVCGESKSVFRIWLLRLIAVLISGYGAICFYQADILSYMLLRVEFAFLDYMKSPAVIFAEYLSMMGFWVFIAYYASKILRELSVSKHKHKEMKK is encoded by the coding sequence ATGAAGAAAAGAATAAAGATGCTTGTCGATCTTCTGATGACAGTGTGCCTTCTTATGCTGATGGCATATCAGGTTACGGGCGAAACGCTCCATGAATGGATTGGAGCAGGCATGCTTGTGATGTTTCTGTTGCATAATCTTATGAACAGACGGTGGTATGGACATTTGCTGAAAGGAAGATACACGCTTTTACGAATCCTTCAGACGGGGATAAATATTGCCGTACTTGTGTCAATGCTTGTACTTGGTTACAGTGGCATTGTAATGTCCCGCCATGTGTTTTCCTTCCTCCCGATTAACGGGGGGATGGCATTGGCGAGAGTGCTGCATCTTGCAGGTTCTTACTGGGGTTTTGTATTGATGAGCCTCCATCTGGGATTTCATTGGGGAATGGTGGTCAGTATGTTCCGAAAAGTGTGCGGGGAGAGCAAGTCTGTGTTTCGGATATGGTTACTTCGGCTGATTGCCGTTCTGATTTCAGGCTATGGAGCGATTTGTTTTTATCAGGCAGATATTTTATCCTATATGCTTCTTCGAGTGGAGTTCGCTTTTCTTGATTATATGAAGAGTCCGGCTGTGATTTTTGCAGAGTATTTGTCCATGATGGGATTTTGGGTATTTATCGCTTATTACGCATCAAAAATATTACGAGAATTATCTGTATCAAAGCATAAACATAAGGAAATGAAGAAATGA
- a CDS encoding MATE family efflux transporter, which yields MKKDNLFTNEDLKKMIVPLFLEQLLVMLVGIADTLVVSYAGEAAVSGVSLVNQFNTIFIYLFTALASGGAVVISQYIGKKETDHAVYNSGAAVYRSLGKTSATMYISFISNAINVIGNMVGVFALKAGVAGVAWPSLIARIVSAVMITYLCFQRKNEVHYRRKWIFHWNRGLLKCILKVAVPNGVENGIFQLVKVALSSIVALFGTYQIAANGVAQSIWSLAALAGLSMGPVFITVIGQCMGSHDTESADYYFNKLTKITLISSTIWNILIFLLLPLFLKFYSLEEETKELVVWLVLIHNIFNAIAMVCDWVIRAIIFIWRQKSGKWKAFEVI from the coding sequence ATGAAAAAGGACAATCTGTTTACTAATGAAGATCTGAAAAAAATGATTGTGCCATTATTCTTAGAACAGCTTTTGGTTATGCTTGTAGGGATTGCGGATACATTAGTGGTAAGCTATGCCGGGGAAGCTGCCGTTTCGGGAGTTTCTCTGGTAAATCAGTTTAATACGATATTCATATATCTTTTTACTGCGCTTGCTTCCGGAGGGGCAGTTGTGATTAGCCAGTACATTGGAAAAAAGGAGACGGATCATGCGGTATATAATTCCGGTGCGGCAGTTTATCGAAGTCTTGGAAAGACCAGTGCGACAATGTATATATCGTTCATTTCCAATGCGATAAATGTGATTGGAAATATGGTAGGAGTTTTTGCTTTGAAAGCGGGGGTGGCAGGGGTAGCATGGCCGTCGCTGATTGCCCGTATCGTGTCGGCGGTAATGATTACATACTTATGTTTTCAAAGAAAAAACGAAGTACATTATCGAAGGAAGTGGATTTTTCACTGGAATCGAGGGCTGTTGAAATGTATTTTGAAGGTGGCAGTACCGAACGGCGTAGAAAACGGGATTTTTCAACTGGTTAAGGTAGCTTTGAGCAGTATTGTGGCGCTTTTTGGAACCTATCAGATTGCGGCAAACGGAGTTGCACAGAGTATCTGGTCGCTGGCGGCTTTGGCGGGGTTATCAATGGGACCGGTATTTATTACAGTAATCGGTCAATGTATGGGAAGCCACGATACGGAAAGTGCTGATTATTATTTTAATAAACTGACAAAGATTACGTTGATTAGCTCAACGATATGGAATATCCTGATTTTTTTACTGCTTCCTCTTTTTTTGAAATTTTATTCATTGGAAGAGGAAACAAAGGAACTTGTAGTATGGCTTGTGCTGATTCACAATATATTTAATGCGATTGCAATGGTATGTGATTGGGTAATTAGGGCGATTATTTTCATTTGGCGGCAAAAATCAGGAAAATGGAAAGCTTTTGAAGTAATATAG